The region GGGTAGCGGACGAACTGGACGTGGCCGTCCATGTAGAGGACGTTGGCGCCGCCGGGGAGGTGGTTGTACTGGGCGCGTCCGCCGCTGTTGGCGGAGACAACGTCCCACAGGACGGCGAGGTCGCTCTGGGCGCGGGCGGAGGCGGAGGCGTTGTTGATGTCGGTGATGAGGAAGCGCTCGACGCCCTCGCGGACGCGGTAGAGGACCGTCCCGTCGGCGTTGCCCAATTTGGATCCGGGCGGCGAGGCCATGGCGGCGAAAAGCATGTGCTTGGTCGCGTCATCCAGGTTTTCGCCGAGTTTCCAGTCGTTGTCGGGGTTCTTGTCGCCGAGGGGGCCCTGTAGGAAGGAGACGCCCTGCTGGTAGGAGATGGAGCCCATGAGATAGGCGACCTGGGCGTTGACGTCGGCGCCGGGGGTGACGCCGAGCATGGCGGTGTTGATGGTGGGGGCGCCGGGCCCGGTCTTGTCGAAGACGTAGCCGTAGTAGAGGTAGCTGGCGTCCGCGTTGGAGGGCTGCCCGGCGAAGGCGCAGGCCTGGCCCGGCAGCGCGGTGACCATGGCCAGGGGGTTGTCCTTGTAGGCTTCGGGGTCGGAGGGGCAGACCAGCACGTTGAGGTCGGTCAGGTACTCGGGGTGCAGCGCGCCGATGTGGGGGGCGACCTCGGCGGCGGCGTCGCCTTCGGAGCATCCCGCGGGGAGGGCGGCGCCCCAGGGCTCGTCGCCGTGGCAGCGGGGATAGGCGCCGCCGGCCTCGCCGGCGTACATCTTGAAAACGACGCCCATCTGCTTGAGGTTGTTCTGGCAGGAGGAGCGGCGCGCGGCCTCGCGGGCGCGCGACAGGGCGGGCAGCAGGATGGCCGCCAGAATGCCGATGATCGCAATGACCACCAGCAGCTCAATCAGGGTGAAGCCGTGTGTCTTCTTCATATCCGGTCGCTCCCGTCACTTTCCATCGTTCCACCTTCACATGGGCCCATTATACCCGCTCCGGGCGCCGCAGGGCGAGTACGTCGCCCGGTTTGCGGCATCCCGAAACCGTCCGCCCGCGCGATTTGCAGGCCCGGGGGGGCATGTACTACCATCTGGCCTAGGGACGGGCGAAACCTGGCGCGTCGCGCCCGGCGGCGCCTGTCTATCCTGCAAACCATTTTTGGCGCAAAGGTGTTCCAACCCGCCGGAAATGGCGCCAACAGGGGCTGCGGCCTCCGCGCCGTCCTGGAACGGTTATTCATGGAGCAGTCTGTCGCACAGTCACTCGCGGGCCTCCTGCTGGCGCGGGGGGACGAGATTCTCGCCCCCCTGCTGGCGGAGAAGGACCCCGGCACGCGCGAGAAGCTCCGGATCATGTCGGAGAGCCTGATCCAGGAG is a window of Candidatus Hydrogenedentota bacterium DNA encoding:
- a CDS encoding DUF1559 domain-containing protein, with the protein product MKKTHGFTLIELLVVIAIIGILAAILLPALSRAREAARRSSCQNNLKQMGVVFKMYAGEAGGAYPRCHGDEPWGAALPAGCSEGDAAAEVAPHIGALHPEYLTDLNVLVCPSDPEAYKDNPLAMVTALPGQACAFAGQPSNADASYLYYGYVFDKTGPGAPTINTAMLGVTPGADVNAQVAYLMGSISYQQGVSFLQGPLGDKNPDNDWKLGENLDDATKHMLFAAMASPPGSKLGNADGTVLYRVREGVERFLITDINNASASARAQSDLAVLWDVVSANSGGRAQYNHLPGGANVLYMDGHVQFVRYPEAFPANPAFALVASFF